TCTTCGCACAACAGGTCCCGCTCTTCATGAAGCTGCTCGATGGTAGCAGACATGGCCGACTTGACCTTATCGAGCTTCTGAACAAACTCTTTAATAGCTGACTCCTCCAAATCCCGAGGGTCTATAGGCGTCTTGGTTTCCTTGGCTCGCTCGACGTATCCGGCCAACACTTCCAGCTGTCGAATCATAATCTCAGTCTGCGTGTCGAGAACAGAAACCGTCTTTCGCTTCTCCACAAGCTTCTTATTAAGGCTCTTGAGATCTTTCTCGGTAGTAAATTGCCTTTCAAGCTCCGCAACTCGTTGCTCCGAATTTCGCAATTGCCGTTTGAGGAAAGCAGGGTCGTCGCCTGCTGTCAGTGACATGGGGCTGCTGATATCCTGCGCATGGTAATCATCAGCGACGGGTGTCCTGGGCCAGCGGGGTGATCCAGTAGCTCGTGTAGTTTCACTGATGCTCCTGGTGTGCCTGTTCCCTGGATGCATCTGGTGTGGTGACTCTACGCTGCCGGTGCGACCATGTCTTACCGCGTTAGAAACTCTGCGGAGTATCGAGGATGAGCCTTCGTCAGTGCCTAGTATCCGTGCCATGTCCTCGTCCATGTTTAAGTCCCCACCGCTGCTCCATCTAGGTAGCTTTGGTGAGACCTTGGGCGAGCTACCATCGTCCTTACAAGATTCCTTTCCTGCAGCATGACCCCTGTTGTTTGGAGGTGCAGGTGCAGAACGTGGTTGCATGTAGGTGTCCGTCTTCTTTTGCTCCGAAATACTTCGGGAAGGCGTCTGGCGCGTGGGCGTGGAATCTTCGGGGGATTCTTGTCGGCTTTGTTGTCGGCTGCTGCCGTTTACTATCCTTTCTGTCAGTTCCTGTGAGTATTTGCGGGATTCAGACAAATAGTTACCAGCTCTGTTAGAGGAAGAGGGAACATCCTTTCTAGCAAGAGGCTTTGCGTTCTCTGGTCTTGAAGATGTTCTTGTCGACGAATCCATCGATGCGCGAagctcttcctcatccagaTACCTCGACTCTAGCGATGAACGGGAGGCGGGCGTGGTTGCGTTGCTATCGGAGTTAGGCAGGCCGCCGTGGCCCGCCTTACCGGATTGTCCGTTACTCGTTCTCACAGAACTTGTCTCTGCAGGTATACTTGACGACTGTGAGCTGCTCCTTGAAAGCAGCTTCTTGCTCTTAGGGGCCTCTTGAAGCTTGAAATCTTCGGTGGGCGGGCGGCGACCGCTCGTCTTCTGGGTCTTCTCATCGACACTGGGTGACGGCTTCATAGATTCCGGTCGTGGGGGTTTAGAATGCTTTCGATCAGGTAACTTGGGTGGAGTGTCATGTTCTGAAGTAGACGGCTGACGACCCTTCTCCTGGAAAGCAATATGTGGGGTAGAGGTGCGGGAGTCGCTCCTCTTCTCAGAAGGAGGTTTTACCGCACCAAAATAATCTCGGTCCTTCGATTTGCCTTCTGTCATGTTGTCGGAGGTCGACTTTGGTGTTGGGTGCGGACTTGGGTCTAGAGCGACAGAGATGAGGAAGCCGTCGTCGTTGGAGTTTTCCGTCCGAGACATCATGGTTGAGTTGCGGTTGCTTCGATAGGTCGTGGCAGGCAAATTCAAACCGTCTGGCTTTCGCTCAGGAGAACGAGCCGGCCGTGAGCTACTGCGAGACGAAGACTCATGGCGAGTGTGATTCCGAGGCCGTGGGGAGAGCTCAGTGGCGGTATCTGAATCAGGATCTACCCGGTCGTTGGAGAAGGCGTTTGGTGGGATGGCATTCGCGGGAAGAGCGGGCAGCGACTTTTCCGTAATCATGGGCGAATGCTCTTTTTCTCTCGCTTTTGCAGCGGCTGCAGCTTTTGACTTTTTCCTACGCCTGGCCATGAGCGTTTCGTGACAGCCCATGCAAAATATGCCTTGGGAAGTGCGTGCATATCGCAGGTTTTCGATTTTGCGTTTACAGTTGCGACAACGGAAACATGTGGCACAAAACGCCTGCTCCCCAGTAAGGATAGCCAGGTCTTCAATCTTATTGCCGCAGGCGCTGCAGCTATATGTGCAGTTGTTGCAGATGAGAGATCCATCGCCGAGGAGTAGAAGGTTCGCGTCAGAGTCGAGAAGT
This Fusarium poae strain DAOMC 252244 chromosome 3, whole genome shotgun sequence DNA region includes the following protein-coding sequences:
- a CDS encoding hypothetical protein (BUSCO:4108at5125) codes for the protein MTSIVEDYLESPGMEQETDDVFPCKGCGDILEEGKAFELAGNRWHLDCFRCNTCGTLLDSDANLLLLGDGSLICNNCTYSCSACGNKIEDLAILTGEQAFCATCFRCRNCKRKIENLRYARTSQGIFCMGCHETLMARRRKKSKAAAAAKAREKEHSPMITEKSLPALPANAIPPNAFSNDRVDPDSDTATELSPRPRNHTRHESSSRSSSRPARSPERKPDGLNLPATTYRSNRNSTMMSRTENSNDDGFLISVALDPSPHPTPKSTSDNMTEGKSKDRDYFGAVKPPSEKRSDSRTSTPHIAFQEKGRQPSTSEHDTPPKLPDRKHSKPPRPESMKPSPSVDEKTQKTSGRRPPTEDFKLQEAPKSKKLLSRSSSQSSSIPAETSSVRTSNGQSGKAGHGGLPNSDSNATTPASRSSLESRYLDEEELRASMDSSTRTSSRPENAKPLARKDVPSSSNRAVNGSSRQQSRQESPEDSTPTRQTPSRSISEQKKTDTYMQPRSAPAPPNNRGHAAGKESCKDDGSSPKVSPKLPRWSSGGDLNMDEDMARILGTDEGSSSILRRVSNAVRHGRTGSVESPHQMHPGNRHTRSISETTRATGSPRWPRTPVADDYHAQDISSPMSLTAGDDPAFLKRQLRNSEQRVAELERQFTTEKDLKSLNKKLVEKRKTVSVLDTQTEIMIRQLEVLAGYVERAKETKTPIDPRDLEESAIKEFVQKLDKVKSAMSATIEQLHEERDLLCEEKDQAIADRDRALLEFEQLSSKNAQLADMNNDLTHQIQERFKSQIGGDIKSPGALGIYAGKGLNASSVNLDAASLSTGATLVPADEETIVEAGPTVVQVRKGQAKKFNWKKGSKGLAQGVAKGVNRAVVAFQNDRERMQQQGGLSGENIGMPYNMTVAQVEAPAGPPSNGHISHEKHGAAGAQARRQEERERERQGFGFFGKKNAMPKSGSAGTMNNVEAAEPPTVLFGSDLAERADHERRQIPSVVTRCIEEVELRGMDQEGIYRKTGGNSQVNMIKDGFSKDENFDISDPDLDITAVTSVLKQYFRKLPIPLLTFDVYERVLESNAIVDEDERSDHLRKTFASMPQRHRDCLEFLMFHLARVAQREPENLMSPKNLAVVFAPTIMRDTSLEREMTDMHAKNLAIQFVIENSNTIFEDA